Genomic window (Clostridia bacterium):
ACAAGTCTAACCACACAGCAAGCAATCGGCTATGAAGAAACTAGAATTCCGGGGGAGGAAGAGTCATGTACGATCTCATCATCAAGAACGGCCAGGTGGTAAGTCCAGAGGCTACTTACGCCGCCCATGTGCTGGTTCAAGGAGGAAAAATCGCCGGCTTCATCCGGGGGGAAGAGCTGCCGCCGGCCCGGGAAGTCTTCGATGCTCAGGGCTTGTATGTGCTTCCAGGGATCATTGACATTCACGTTCACTTCCGGGACCCGGGGGTCACCTACAAGGAGGACTTCGGCACCGGGTCGCTGGCGGCCGTGCACGGGGGCGTAACCACGGTGGTGGATATGCCCAACGTCAATCCTCCTACTGCCACCGTGGAGGCCTTCAACCTCAAACTTTCCGAGGCCAAGGCTAAATCCTACTGCGATTTCGGCATCATCGGCGTGGTTTTCGAGGAAAACATTGGCGAGCTGAAAGCTTTGGCCGAGGCCGGGGTAGTAGGCTTCAAGATCTTCATGGGCGAGACGGTGGGTAGCCTGCCCTCACCTACCGACGGCGGCATCATCGAGGCCATGAAGGTGATTGCCGAGACCGGCCTCCGGGTAGGGGTCCACGCTGAAAACCGTACCATTATCGAGTACTATACCAAGAAGCTGAAGGCCGAGGGGCGTACCGACCCGGTGGCCCACGTGGAAGCCCGGCCCAACATCGCCGAAGCCGAGTGCATCGCCCGGGCCATCATGTTTGCCGAGCAGACTGGCTGTAAGCTCCACATCTACCACATGAGCTCCAAGGAAGGGGTGGATCTGGTGGGAGCTGCCAAGGCCCGGGGAGTGGATGTCTCGGCTGAGACCGGCCCTCACTACCTCCTCCTCGACTACACCCACATGCACAAGGTGGGCTCGATGCTGAAGATGAACCCGCCGGTCCGAGCTCTGGCCGATCAGAAGCGGCTCCGGGAAGGGCTCCTGGACGGCACCGTAGAGGCCGTTGCTACCGACCACTCGCCCCACACCCTGGAGGAGAAGACCAACGATGACATTTGGAAAGCCATCCCCGGCTTCTGCGGGGTAGAGACCAACGTACCCCTGATGCTCACCCAGGTCAACCAGGGCTGGATCAGCCTCAATCACTACGTCAAGGTGGCATCGGAGGGCCCGGCCAAGCTGTTTAACATGTATCCCCAGAAGGGATCGCTGTTGGTGGGGACCGATGCCGACTTTACCATCGTCGACCTCAACCGGGAAGGGGAAATCAAGGCCGAAAACCTACACAGCAAGAACAAAGTTACCCCCTTTGACGGGTTCAAGGTCAAAGGCATGCCGGTGGCTACCATTATCCGCGGCCGGGTAGTAATGAAGGACGGCCAGGTCCTGGGCGGGCCCCAGGGAGAGCTGGTGCGGCCAGCCAGGTAAGGTCGGCAGGGTAGGCTCTATATAGCAATCCGGCATGGGGAATGTCTCGGAAGCATCACCGGTATTTGGAGGGAGAGATAAATCATGATCAAACAAATAGTATACGGCCAGGGCAGCCCCTTTCAAATTGGGCTGGCCCATGGGCGAGCAGCCGGCCAGGCGGTACGGGCCAACCTCCGGGCCTTCTGG
Coding sequences:
- the allB gene encoding allantoinase AllB translates to MYDLIIKNGQVVSPEATYAAHVLVQGGKIAGFIRGEELPPAREVFDAQGLYVLPGIIDIHVHFRDPGVTYKEDFGTGSLAAVHGGVTTVVDMPNVNPPTATVEAFNLKLSEAKAKSYCDFGIIGVVFEENIGELKALAEAGVVGFKIFMGETVGSLPSPTDGGIIEAMKVIAETGLRVGVHAENRTIIEYYTKKLKAEGRTDPVAHVEARPNIAEAECIARAIMFAEQTGCKLHIYHMSSKEGVDLVGAAKARGVDVSAETGPHYLLLDYTHMHKVGSMLKMNPPVRALADQKRLREGLLDGTVEAVATDHSPHTLEEKTNDDIWKAIPGFCGVETNVPLMLTQVNQGWISLNHYVKVASEGPAKLFNMYPQKGSLLVGTDADFTIVDLNREGEIKAENLHSKNKVTPFDGFKVKGMPVATIIRGRVVMKDGQVLGGPQGELVRPAR